TGGTCTGTTGCTCCAGAATCAACTATCCACGGGAAGGAATTACTTGTCATGATATTAGCAGTACAACAAAGAGAAGAGATACCTGAGAATGTTAGAGAATATTTACCTGTCTCGGCTGGATTACTTTTGTCTAAAGAACTAAGCAAACCTTTCAGCCTTTCAATATCTTCTTGACTGATCTCCGGATTTGACTTAGCAGAATTATCTAAGTCATTTTGGGGAGTGCTAGCAACATAAGCCTGTCTCGCCCGTATGGTTATTGTTCTGTGGTTTGCCATTAAGCTTCCAGCACCTCTCTCTTGTGTGGCGATGCTTCTTACAGTAGGTGCAATAGAGAGAATCTCTATTGATCGGTTTTGAAGCATTTGTTGGCTTGGTAGAATTGTCTGATGACTGTAGCATGCCATTCTCCTTCTGCCCAGCCCCCTTTGCAACAAGTGCTGATCCTTCTCCAGCTTGAGTGTCAAGCATAACACTCCTACGCCCTTCTTCAGCCCGTACTATTGAAACTGCTTCATTCAGTGATGGAAGTTCCTCTTTTCCCAATACTTGTACCCTTACTCGATCAAGTTCAACATTAAGTCCAGCAAGGAAGTCATATGTGTGTTCCCTTTCTATAAAGCGCTTCAAGGTTACTGCATCTTCTGGACATCGCATCTGAATGCATTGGTAGTGATCAATCTCTTGCCACAGTCCCTGCAAGAGATTGGCATATTCAGTGACCGATCGTGCCCCTTGCTTCATGGATGTAACCTTCGTTTTGAGTTCATAGATTCGGGCTGCATCATTTACCTTTGAGTAGGTTTGTTGGATTgcttcccatatctccttagcCGTACTAAGAAACATCACTGTATCACTTATTTCTGGAATCATTGAATTCCAGAGCCAAGACATGACCATTGAGTCTTGCTCATCCCAGGCTTCAAACTTGGGATCTTCCTTAGACGGACCTGTACCCAGCAGATGACTTAGCTTCCCTTTGCCTCTCAGGAATGTCCGAACGAACTGTGACCATTTCAGAAAATTTTGTCCGTTCAACCGGTAAGCTGCCTGGACATTTTGCAAATCACCGGTTGTGATGATAGCTGGACTGGTCTCAGTTGTTTCAGACATTTTATCCTTGACTTTCAGGTTTCAACAAGTCCAAAAGGGAAACAAAAAATTTCAATCCTAATAGAATGATGAGAAACGAGAAGGAATTCTCTCAGGAAAGAGCttttggctctgataccatgttaaaagGAGAAGGAAAAGGTGTATTGTCTTTCTCATCTTCACAATGTACAAACTAGGGGTTTATATATAGAGATTACAAATAAAGCCAGCTAGGGATATCTCTACAAATCAGGGATACATATCATATCTGATCTTCCTAGGATAAATATGGAAAAAATATCTCAGCTATTTACAGAAATATATCTTCCCCAAAGCTGTTGTACAGCTATAACAAATCTTTTCCTAATCTGACATGAATTTCTACatatatttgcataattatttgaggCGATATGTTGCATGCTGAAATGATTATTCTCCATTTCTATTCTGGGATGCTTCAGAAGATAAGCTACAACCACTTACTGCATGTGACTTTCTTTTTCTACACGTGCTTGATGATTTTTGCATCTAATTGCAAACTCATAGGTGTAAGATCGTCTTCTTGGAATACTGttctccccccccctccccctcaaAATCAGATGCCATTTGCATGCTTTTTTACTGTTAAGGCTGTTTTTGATCTGTATTGGTTTAAGATCCTCTTCTTCAAATACTATTTTTGTCCCCcccacccaccccaccccacccccaccaccacaaataacaaaaaaaaaaaatcatattccATTGACACGCTCATTTATTGTTTAGGCTGTTTTTTATCTGTATAATGCTGAATATGGCACTGTGATCAAGCGTGCCTTTAAACTTATTTACAGATGGAGTTAATAGAGTTAATATCTTTTTTCCAGTAGGAACTACATAGAAATTTCCTTTTTGTGTGGAAATTGCACAGTTAATCTATGTTTGTTCTCATTATGATACCTTGAAAACTCAATATCTCTCTTTTATTGACTATGGGGATGACACCGGTATAAATTGATCGAAATGGATAGTGATGATTCATATAGCTGATCTCTCTcatataaaaaaatgaaaatcttaGAGCATCATTACCGATTAGAAGTACATACCCCAACATAGTTACGAGTGTAATTTTGCGCAGACACACTGATCAAAAGGTTTGGTGCAGACATACAGAGGCGGACCTACATGTTGCAATGAGGGGTCACCGGACCCCGTAAGCTTCGGTAAATTTTTTGTATATGTACATGTATATACCTTGAAAATAGTTAATTTAAAGCACTTGGCACCCTGAACAGTAAAAGCCTTTAGGGGGCACTAGTTGAGCAGAACACAGTGCCCCCATTGTGtaaaaatcctggatccgcctctgcagACATATCTCCCATCCACTTAAACACTACCTTATTTTCTAGCCAGTAAGCATTTACTCCTCTTGAAGTTTTATTTTCCAGTTAAATTATATAAGTTATTTTTCTAGAAAAAAGACGTCCCTTGGAGTATCTGATTTGAACTTGGAACCTCATAAATTCTTTGAACCTTTTTGACCGC
The nucleotide sequence above comes from Nicotiana tabacum cultivar K326 chromosome 12, ASM71507v2, whole genome shotgun sequence. Encoded proteins:
- the LOC107817595 gene encoding uncharacterized protein LOC107817595 gives rise to the protein MSETTETSPAIITTGDLQNVQAAYRLNGQNFLKWSQFVRTFLRGKGKLSHLLGTGPSKEDPKFEAWDEQDSMVMSWLWNSMIPEISDTVMFLSTAKEIWEAIQQTYSKVNDAARIYELKTKVTSMKQGARSVTEYANLLQGLWQEIDHYQCIQMRCPEDAVTLKRFIEREHTYDFLAGLNVELDRVRVQVLGKEELPSLNEAVSIVRAEEGRRSVMLDTQAGEGSALVAKGAGQKENGMLQSSDNSTKPTNASKPINRDSLYCTYCKKHRHTRERCWKLNGKPQNNNHTGETGLCC